One Aphidius gifuensis isolate YNYX2018 linkage group LG3, ASM1490517v1, whole genome shotgun sequence DNA window includes the following coding sequences:
- the LOC122852000 gene encoding uncharacterized protein LOC122852000 isoform X2, with protein sequence MDTTMNEDENTTYSSHNEVDDNDDERADSDLYLGQLLCNFLNCTRGEVLLMAMTLGLRHSLTWQAILDLLKMINTIFNDRVVPTSKYFLQKYFPSNVKNGVYHMYCPECYRYLGARNDLENNIHCSCGHIINVHNTNSYFLQFDVRDQLNHFLKDANFVDNLSYRFRRIKKDESAIEDIFDGNMYKKNRLLKDNFNLSYTFNTDGCSAADSSQTTVWPIYMMLHDLPPKERKKYMILSGLWVDKVEPKMNIFLEMFVNQANDLSSIGITWKLGNNEVTSKLIPLVCSVDSVARCKVLNMKQYNGTYGCTFCLHPTEAVDGQRKYTISKNIPPLRNSTSVKISMLEACELRGIRRDIDGVWGPSSLMNLVHFDLVEGMFVDHLHATLLGLVRQFTDILLSSVNEDYYVGAPHHFSKINRRLLQFNPPTIITRTPRNLSERRLWKGSEWQDWLIMYSLICLKGLLKNENFNHLAMLVAAMNILLQDSITQESLEKAEELLIKFVIRYQKFYGKLSMNYVVHLHLHICRSVRNWGPLWAHSTFSFENENRFLLNMKQSPARLIPQMSQRFLSFQKIRSFPEKTPISQHVQNFCSSIFSKQLKFFSRLADCILIGNGKNYDLSISEQRILNRNINSCLTYDKLICNSVRFVTASYHENYCTKSNDSIVLLKSGEIGKILKILKVTSTLQEEVILFINIFEIENDPFVSTADVIVDHIKKCHTVNNIRMFTPADLDRPCLYAKIKQVEYVIVIPYGCCDD encoded by the exons ATGGACACGACTATGAATGAAGACGAAAATACAACTTATTCAAGTCACAAT gaagtagatgataatgatgatgaaagagCTGATAGTGATCTCTATCTTGGCCAATTATTGTGCAATTTTTTGAACTGCACTCGTGGTGAAGTATTGCTAATGGCAATGACACTAGGCTTACGACACTCGCTAACTTGGCAAGCTATTCTCGATCTTctcaaaatgataaatacaattttcaatGACCGAGTTGTCCCTacttcgaaatattttttgcaaaaatattttccttcaAACGTGAAAAATGGTGTTTATCATATGTATTGTCCTGAATGTTATCGATACCTAGGTGCACGTAATGACttggaaaataatatacattgttCTTGTGGTCACATAATAAATGTTCATAATACCAACTcgtattttttgcaatttgaCGTTCGTGATCAACTCAATCATTTTCTCAAAGATGCAAACTTTGTAGATAATTTGAGCTACCGATTCAggcgaataaaaaaagatgaatcGGCAATCGAAGATATTTTTGATGGTaatatgtacaaaaaaaacagattaTTGAAGGATAATTTCAATCTATCGTATACTTTTAATACCGATGGCTGTTCAGCTGCTGATTCTTCGCAAACTACTGTGTGGCCTATCTATATGATGCTGCATGATTTGCCGCCCaaagaacgaaaaaaatatatgatactATCTGGGCTTTGGGTGGATAAAGTTGAACCAAAGATGAACATTTTCTTGGAAATGTTCGTCAACCAAGCAAATGATCTTTCTTCAATTGGAATTACGTGGAAACTTGGAAATAATGAAGTGACCAGCAAGTTAATTCCACTTGTTTGTTCTGTAGATAGCGTTGCAAGGTGTAAAGTGCTTAATATGAAACAATATAACGGCACCTATGGCTGCACCTTTTGCCTGCATCCGACTGAGGCAGTCGATGGCCAAAGAAAGTATACAATTTCCAAAAATATTCCTCCTCTTCGCAATAGCACATCTGTGAAAATATCTATGCTTGAAGCTTGCGAACTGAGAGGTATCAGAAGAGATATTGATGGTGTGTGGGGACCAAGCAGTTTGATGAATTTAGTTCATTTTGATTTGGTGGAAGGCATGTTTGTTGATCATTTGCATGCTACATTGCTTGGATTAGTCCGTCAATTTACTGACATATTGTTAAGCTCAGTTAATGAAGATTATTATGTCGGCGCTCCCCATCATTTCTCAAAAATTAATCGACGTCTTCTACAATTCAATCCACCAACGATAATCACACGGACACCACGTAACCTTAGCGAAAGACGACTTTGGAAAGGATCTGAATGGCAAGATTGGCTAATAATGTATTCCCTTATTTGTTTAAaaggattattaaaaaatgagaattttaatcatttgGCAATGCTGGTAGCAGCAATGAATATACTGCTACAAGATAGTATTACCCAAGAATCATTGGAAAAAGCCGAAGAACTTTTGATCAAGTTCGTAATCcgttatcaaaaattttacgGTAAACTTTCAATGAATTATGTTGTACATCTCCATTTACATATTTGCCGTAGCGTACGCAATTGGGGTCCACTCTGGGCACATAGTACTTTTTCATTCGAGAATGAAAACcgatttttgttaaatatgaaGCAAAGCCCTGCTCGTTTAATACCACAAATGAGCCAAAGATTTTTATCATTCCAAAAAATTCGTTCCTTCCCCGAAAAAACACCAATAAGCCAACACGTACAGAACTTTTGTAGTTCAATTTTCAGCAAGCAACTCAAATTCTTCTCCCGATTGGCTGACTGTATTTTAATAGGCAATGGCAAGAactatgatttatcaattagtgAACAGCGTATTTTGAATCGTAATATAAATAGTTGCCTGACttacgataaattaatttgtaacaGTGTAAGATTCGTGACTGCGTCTTACCATGAAAACTATTGCACTAAATCAAATGATTCTATAGTTTTGCTTAAATCGGGTGAAATTggtaaaatattgaaaattctcAAAGTAACTTCTACATTGCAAGAAGAAGTTATATTGttcatcaatatatttgaaattgaaaatgatcCTTTTGTATCTACTGCTGATGTTATAGTCgaccatataaaaaaatgtcatacgGTGAATAATATTCGAATGTTCACTCCAGCAGACTTAGATCGACCTTGTTTATACgcgaaaataaaacaagtggAGTATGTCATCGTCATACCTTATGGCTGTTGTGATGATTGA
- the LOC122852000 gene encoding uncharacterized protein LOC122852000 isoform X1 translates to MPKYKQYLDIRNNSLIPRKTVYRHKKKEAQANNHEFSSDSSITYSPNSNNSDEVSISSDDFINNSCLLNNHANIDVEQYNNEISMITDSSSRYTNESVNMDTTMNEDENTTYSSHNEVDDNDDERADSDLYLGQLLCNFLNCTRGEVLLMAMTLGLRHSLTWQAILDLLKMINTIFNDRVVPTSKYFLQKYFPSNVKNGVYHMYCPECYRYLGARNDLENNIHCSCGHIINVHNTNSYFLQFDVRDQLNHFLKDANFVDNLSYRFRRIKKDESAIEDIFDGNMYKKNRLLKDNFNLSYTFNTDGCSAADSSQTTVWPIYMMLHDLPPKERKKYMILSGLWVDKVEPKMNIFLEMFVNQANDLSSIGITWKLGNNEVTSKLIPLVCSVDSVARCKVLNMKQYNGTYGCTFCLHPTEAVDGQRKYTISKNIPPLRNSTSVKISMLEACELRGIRRDIDGVWGPSSLMNLVHFDLVEGMFVDHLHATLLGLVRQFTDILLSSVNEDYYVGAPHHFSKINRRLLQFNPPTIITRTPRNLSERRLWKGSEWQDWLIMYSLICLKGLLKNENFNHLAMLVAAMNILLQDSITQESLEKAEELLIKFVIRYQKFYGKLSMNYVVHLHLHICRSVRNWGPLWAHSTFSFENENRFLLNMKQSPARLIPQMSQRFLSFQKIRSFPEKTPISQHVQNFCSSIFSKQLKFFSRLADCILIGNGKNYDLSISEQRILNRNINSCLTYDKLICNSVRFVTASYHENYCTKSNDSIVLLKSGEIGKILKILKVTSTLQEEVILFINIFEIENDPFVSTADVIVDHIKKCHTVNNIRMFTPADLDRPCLYAKIKQVEYVIVIPYGCCDD, encoded by the exons atgcCGAAGTATAAACAATACTTAGACATTAGAAACAATTCTTTGATCCCCCGTAAAACAGTTTATCGCCATAAGAAGAAAGAAGCTCAG GCAAATAATCATGAATTTAGCAGTGATTCCAGTATAACATATTCACCTAATTCTAATAACTCTGACGAGGTATCTATATCGTCTGAcgatttcattaataatagcTGTTTACTGAATAATCACGCTAATATTGACGTAGagcaatataataatgaaatttcgaTGATCACAGACTCATCTTCAAGATACACAAATGAGTCAGTCAATATGGACACGACTATGAATGAAGACGAAAATACAACTTATTCAAGTCACAAT gaagtagatgataatgatgatgaaagagCTGATAGTGATCTCTATCTTGGCCAATTATTGTGCAATTTTTTGAACTGCACTCGTGGTGAAGTATTGCTAATGGCAATGACACTAGGCTTACGACACTCGCTAACTTGGCAAGCTATTCTCGATCTTctcaaaatgataaatacaattttcaatGACCGAGTTGTCCCTacttcgaaatattttttgcaaaaatattttccttcaAACGTGAAAAATGGTGTTTATCATATGTATTGTCCTGAATGTTATCGATACCTAGGTGCACGTAATGACttggaaaataatatacattgttCTTGTGGTCACATAATAAATGTTCATAATACCAACTcgtattttttgcaatttgaCGTTCGTGATCAACTCAATCATTTTCTCAAAGATGCAAACTTTGTAGATAATTTGAGCTACCGATTCAggcgaataaaaaaagatgaatcGGCAATCGAAGATATTTTTGATGGTaatatgtacaaaaaaaacagattaTTGAAGGATAATTTCAATCTATCGTATACTTTTAATACCGATGGCTGTTCAGCTGCTGATTCTTCGCAAACTACTGTGTGGCCTATCTATATGATGCTGCATGATTTGCCGCCCaaagaacgaaaaaaatatatgatactATCTGGGCTTTGGGTGGATAAAGTTGAACCAAAGATGAACATTTTCTTGGAAATGTTCGTCAACCAAGCAAATGATCTTTCTTCAATTGGAATTACGTGGAAACTTGGAAATAATGAAGTGACCAGCAAGTTAATTCCACTTGTTTGTTCTGTAGATAGCGTTGCAAGGTGTAAAGTGCTTAATATGAAACAATATAACGGCACCTATGGCTGCACCTTTTGCCTGCATCCGACTGAGGCAGTCGATGGCCAAAGAAAGTATACAATTTCCAAAAATATTCCTCCTCTTCGCAATAGCACATCTGTGAAAATATCTATGCTTGAAGCTTGCGAACTGAGAGGTATCAGAAGAGATATTGATGGTGTGTGGGGACCAAGCAGTTTGATGAATTTAGTTCATTTTGATTTGGTGGAAGGCATGTTTGTTGATCATTTGCATGCTACATTGCTTGGATTAGTCCGTCAATTTACTGACATATTGTTAAGCTCAGTTAATGAAGATTATTATGTCGGCGCTCCCCATCATTTCTCAAAAATTAATCGACGTCTTCTACAATTCAATCCACCAACGATAATCACACGGACACCACGTAACCTTAGCGAAAGACGACTTTGGAAAGGATCTGAATGGCAAGATTGGCTAATAATGTATTCCCTTATTTGTTTAAaaggattattaaaaaatgagaattttaatcatttgGCAATGCTGGTAGCAGCAATGAATATACTGCTACAAGATAGTATTACCCAAGAATCATTGGAAAAAGCCGAAGAACTTTTGATCAAGTTCGTAATCcgttatcaaaaattttacgGTAAACTTTCAATGAATTATGTTGTACATCTCCATTTACATATTTGCCGTAGCGTACGCAATTGGGGTCCACTCTGGGCACATAGTACTTTTTCATTCGAGAATGAAAACcgatttttgttaaatatgaaGCAAAGCCCTGCTCGTTTAATACCACAAATGAGCCAAAGATTTTTATCATTCCAAAAAATTCGTTCCTTCCCCGAAAAAACACCAATAAGCCAACACGTACAGAACTTTTGTAGTTCAATTTTCAGCAAGCAACTCAAATTCTTCTCCCGATTGGCTGACTGTATTTTAATAGGCAATGGCAAGAactatgatttatcaattagtgAACAGCGTATTTTGAATCGTAATATAAATAGTTGCCTGACttacgataaattaatttgtaacaGTGTAAGATTCGTGACTGCGTCTTACCATGAAAACTATTGCACTAAATCAAATGATTCTATAGTTTTGCTTAAATCGGGTGAAATTggtaaaatattgaaaattctcAAAGTAACTTCTACATTGCAAGAAGAAGTTATATTGttcatcaatatatttgaaattgaaaatgatcCTTTTGTATCTACTGCTGATGTTATAGTCgaccatataaaaaaatgtcatacgGTGAATAATATTCGAATGTTCACTCCAGCAGACTTAGATCGACCTTGTTTATACgcgaaaataaaacaagtggAGTATGTCATCGTCATACCTTATGGCTGTTGTGATGATTGA
- the LOC122852001 gene encoding centromere protein C-like, whose protein sequence is MSFAYVFVHRQTPANSRRIVRTENILKFDTDSFVCEDKVKRSQQIYSLSISDGKLATCQVLAIADNAVDIEKLSQSKRFHVPKLSVSIVDQFAEKSSSDTSDSEKEKQKRKRHKKEQAKSSKEAEKEITKKYKRINSVYDDSDNNSLEDEDYEAEGSEVLSPIRPSTVWAEPYIDNPVFSSSVIKNQEATHKTGKVSRLISPVKTVNQSAPSISKKLVYDENTENSNSKTSSMSNKVQTEELLKAQNEAKSWKKKYFDLLDSQAYPLTERTGQKLIDLLEQSSSEVNESNNVSSRKKSENEVSVSRCAENEPARVVPDDDDDDDNKTIVKELLSKSFRNAGECAKSITRHLWTDEELETRVVRRVKGNNKKILTPSKTVRARNIFRKWLKAKDYGKDARNMEMNSLSGYMGRVIENVARSKKRQLEKKEVENPDAGGEKDVEDLEINRQVDPLLDAILKRK, encoded by the exons ATGAGTTTTGCCTACGTATTTGTTCATCGTCAAACTCCAGCCAATTCACGTCGAATCGTCAGAacagaaaatatattgaagTTTGACACAGATTCTTTTGTGTGTGAAGACAAAGTTAAACGATCACAACAGATCTATTCACTATCGATATCTGATGGTAAATTAGCAACTTGTCAGGTGCTAGCCATTGCag acaATGCGGTTGATATCGAGAAGCTGAGTCAATCTAAGCGTTTTCATGTTCCAAAATTGAGTGTTTCTATAGTGGATCAATTTGCTGAAAAGTCGTCATCTGACACATCGGAtagtgaaaaagaaaaacaaaaacgcaag AGACATAAAAAAGAACAAGCCAAATCATCAAAAGAAGCTGAGAAAGAAATTactaaaaagtataaaaggATTAATAGCGTATATGATGACAGTGACAACAACTCATTAGAAGACGAAGATTATGAG GCAGAGGGAAGTGAAGTATTATCTCCTATCAGGCCTAGTACTGTATGGGCAGAGCCTTATATTGATAATCCGGTTTTTTCATCATcggttataaaaaatcaagaagcAACTCATAAAACTGGCAAGGTTAGTCGTCTCATTTCACCTGTTAAAACAGTAAATCAGTCGGCACCTAgtattagtaaaaaattagtatatgATGAAAATACCGAAAATTCAAACTCTAAGACATCAAGTATGTCAAACAAGGTTCAGACagaagaattattaaaagctCAAAATGAAGCCAAgtcgtggaaaaaaaaatattttgatcttCTTGACTCTCAAGCATATCCTCTCACAGAAAGAACTGGTCAAAAGCTGATTGATCTTCTTGAACAATCATCTTCAG AGGTCAACGAATCAAACAATGTatcatctagaaaaaaaagcgAAAATGAAGTATCAG tttcaCGTTGTGCAGAAAATGAACCAGCTCGTGTTGtacctgatgatgatgatgatgatgacaataaaacaattgtaaagGAGTTATTGTCGAAATCTTTCAGAAATGCTGGGGAATGTGCCAAGTCAATAACAAGACATTTATGGACAGATGAGGAGTTGGAAACTCGAGTTGTCCGTAGGGTCAAagggaataataaaaaaattttaacaccTTCGAAAACCGTAAGAGCTAGAAACATATTTCGCAAGTGGCTAAAAGCTAAAGATTACGGAAAAGATGCTCGAAATATGGAGATGAATAGTCTAAGTGGCTACATGGGTCGGGTCATAGAAAATGTTGCGCGCAGTAAGAAGAGACAACTCGAAAAGAAAGAAGTGGAAAATCCAGATGCGGGTGGCGAAAAAGATGTCGAGGACTTAGAAATAAACAGGCAGGTTGATCCACTCTTAGATGCCATCTTGAAgcgtaaataa